In one Rhea pennata isolate bPtePen1 unplaced genomic scaffold, bPtePen1.pri scaffold_33, whole genome shotgun sequence genomic region, the following are encoded:
- the LOC134154673 gene encoding uncharacterized protein LOC134154673: MAAPAPAAGEPEVRGEGPRWGSPCDRRCAAINDPHGDLPSASHPHAPTPARLSPAVVTRQQHLNEVPACESCGAKTTLTAESAVEANKLSNDVKFGFKKWKSHATARPWEDRSEIRKELYSNLNVIRGFGGSTVTLGSVLYALLFGWWLALLYVLVAAEMFLTVVGAPYGRLCRDLGSYFLWPFSKVIQRVEGPAAEADGTRETSALLGGPAPGRWCPADPGYRQRAAAAAVWLCLGYPALALAHGLVCFVAWLLFFLISVTKMSTRTAHRVLLPPPERVRIRRPRMTNVPLEAEVIKCCYRAINAYYYKYAMDGINVFAVNLLPLVVVTLVLGYVDGRNWVTSSPVKFALALLSIMPLSYYIGMAIASISVQSNVAVGAVVNATFGSITELTFYITALIKGARKCYEEIVKVELTGTLVGCVLLVLGLCTVIGGIRHQEQRFNSRSAGVSSALLFLSVGGVFAPMLFSKVYGRLVCGECHNITQNALGHYLCKSCHFDLVQNNSMLYYSHIQPLVYTVSLLLPAAYLIGLFFTLKTHSHIYDIHISDCHRPSHHHSAVVHWSWWRALVILLLTSPVRGSRQPHKCRATQREQRVPVIPLREHVSGQRLLQRERQPESKVVATNVEEGMVEEEPRGR; the protein is encoded by the exons ATGGCGGCCCCAGCGC CCGCTGCCGGGGAGCCGGAGGTGCGGGGCGAGGGCCCGCGGTGGGGCTCGCCCTGCGACCGCCGCTGCGCCGCCATTAACGACCCGCATGGCGACCTGCCCTCGGCCTCCCACCCCCATG CGCCCACACCCGCTCGCCTCTCGCCCGCAGTCGTCACCCGCCAGCAGCACTTGAACGAGGTGCCGGCGTGCGAGAGCTGCGGGGCAAAGACCACGCTGACGGCCGAGAGCGCGGTGGAGGCCAACAAGCTCTCCAACGACGTCAAG ttcGGCTTCAAGAAGTGGAAGAGCCACGCGACCGCCCGGCCCTGGGAGGACCGCTCGGAGATCAGGAAGGAGCTCTACTCCAACCTGAACGTCATCCGCGGCTTTGGAG GCTCCACGGTGACGTTGGGCAGCGTCCTCTACGCGCTGCTCTTCGGCTGGTGGCTGGCGCTCCTCTACGTCCTGGTGGCCGCCGAGATGTTCCTCACCGTCGTGGGGGCTCCTTACG GGCGGCTCTGCAGGGACCTGGGCAGCTACTTCCTCTGGCCCTTCAGCAAAGTGATCCAGCGGGTGGAG GGTCCCGCCGCGGAGGCCGACGGCACCCGGGAGACCTCGGCCCTGCTCGGCGGCCCAGCGCCCGGCCGCTGGTGCCCCGCGGACCCCGGCTACCGG CAAcgcgctgccgctgctgccgtGTGGCTCTGCCTGGGCTACCCGGCGCTGGCACTGGCCCACGGGCTCGTCTGCTTCGTCGCCTggctcctcttcttcctcatctccGTCACCAAGATGAGCACCCGCACGGCCCAccgggtgctgctgccgcccccggAGCGGGTACGAATCCGGCGCCCGCGCATG ACGAACGTGCCGCTGGAGGCGGAGGTGATCAAGTGCTGCTACCGCGCCATCAACGCCTACTACTACAAGTACGCCATGGACGGCATCAACGTCTTCGCTGTCA ACCTGCTGCCGCTGGTGGTGGTGACGCTGGTGCTGGGCTACGTGGACGGGCGCAACTGGGTGACGAGCTCGCCCGTGAAGTTCGCCCTGGCGCTGCTCTCCATCATGCCCCTCTCCTACTACATCGGCATGGCCATCGCCAG CATCTCGGTGCAGAGCAACGTCGCGGTGGGGGCGGTGGTGAACGCCACGTTTGGCTCCATCACAGAGCTCACCTTCTACATCACAGCGCTCATCAAGGGCGCCCGCAAGTGCTACGAGGAGATCGTCAAGGTGGAGCTGACGGGCACCCTGGTGGGCTGCGTCCTCCTGGTCCTG GGCTTGTGCACGGTCATAGGAGGCATCCGGCACCAGGAGCAGAGGTTCAACAGCCGCTCGGCAGGTGTCAGCTCGgccctgctcttcctctccgTGGGAG GCGTCTTCGCCCCGATGCTCTTCTCCAAGGTGTACGGGAGGCTGGTGTGCGGCGAGTGCCACAACATCACCCAGAACGCGCTGGGCCACTACCTCTGCAAGAGCTGCCACTTCGACCTG GTGCAGAACAACAGCATGCTCTACTACAGCCACATCCA GCCCCTGGTGTACACAgtgtccctgctgctccctgccgcCTACCTCATCGGCCTCTTCTTCACCCTGAAAACTCACTCGCACATCTATGACATCCACATCAGCGACTGTCACA GGCCCAGCCACCACCACAGCGCCGTGGTCCACTGGTCTTGGTGGAGGGCACTGGTCATCCTCCTGCT GACCTCCCCAGTGCGGGGGTcacggcagccccacaagtgccGCGCCACGCAGCGTGAGCAGCGGGTGCCCGTCATCCCCCTGCGGG